One genomic window of Psychrobacillus sp. INOP01 includes the following:
- a CDS encoding amylo-alpha-1,6-glucosidase, producing the protein MKLNIEEIPFSRFGSYFCVSKEKDTKEIYIRDVHGGDDAPSKLFKLDLLQDGIEQEFDIAASETYLRFYLVKNIEKYAEIIISEEDELHIEANGVEVRLQANKVKYDTLHEYEDGMYEYHIYPKELKLMISNLSGMMSVDAPWNVIGNDYIDIRLSNGHFVIESYRTVFKPKEYASFQAGKEKVERLYQEWVENNTEKNEVYQDSIDRAVYITWSSIVHPDGVLKNYAMYMSKLWMYNIWSWDNCFNALHIGEKYPELSYSQLKIFMDMQDKSGAYPDFVNDKFVSYNCIKPPVFAYAYEKLMEMNDYFKEESRLREVYESTKKVTQYFDLYRTYEGRLPHYKHGNDSGWDNSSLFHRGMTVEAPDLASFLIRTYDVLSKFANLLGEKKEAKRFAEKADILFTLLMARLYDEKGFFGRVGKDAEKIDIRSSLILRLPVLIGYRLDKKIMDQLVEDLVENFETKYGFATEMPSSPLYKENGYWLGPIWAPVTYLIIDSLKSFGYSEIGERIKEKYLNLTLVGGMAENFDPHSGKGLVDTSFTWTSSVFLSLIEGK; encoded by the coding sequence ATGAAATTAAACATAGAAGAAATCCCTTTTTCTCGATTCGGTTCTTATTTTTGCGTATCGAAGGAAAAGGATACAAAGGAAATTTATATACGTGATGTTCATGGTGGAGACGATGCGCCATCAAAATTATTTAAATTGGATCTGTTACAGGATGGCATTGAACAAGAATTTGATATCGCCGCTTCGGAAACATACCTGCGCTTTTATTTAGTGAAGAATATAGAGAAATATGCAGAAATTATTATTTCGGAAGAAGACGAGCTTCATATTGAGGCTAACGGAGTTGAAGTTCGTTTGCAAGCTAATAAAGTGAAGTACGATACCCTTCACGAATATGAGGATGGTATGTATGAATATCATATCTATCCGAAAGAATTGAAGCTGATGATTAGTAATCTTTCGGGTATGATGTCTGTTGACGCACCTTGGAATGTGATTGGAAATGACTATATCGACATCCGTTTAAGTAATGGACACTTTGTCATTGAAAGCTATCGCACTGTGTTTAAACCGAAAGAGTATGCAAGCTTCCAAGCAGGAAAAGAAAAGGTTGAGAGGCTCTATCAGGAGTGGGTTGAAAATAATACCGAAAAAAATGAGGTATACCAAGACTCGATTGATCGTGCTGTTTATATCACTTGGTCAAGTATTGTTCACCCGGACGGAGTACTGAAAAATTATGCCATGTATATGTCAAAACTCTGGATGTATAACATCTGGTCTTGGGACAATTGCTTTAATGCCTTACATATTGGAGAGAAGTATCCAGAGCTATCTTATTCTCAGCTGAAAATTTTTATGGACATGCAGGATAAGTCTGGAGCCTATCCGGATTTTGTGAATGATAAGTTTGTGTCTTATAACTGTATTAAACCACCGGTCTTTGCATACGCCTATGAAAAATTGATGGAAATGAATGACTACTTTAAGGAAGAGAGTCGTCTAAGAGAGGTTTATGAATCAACTAAAAAAGTAACACAGTACTTTGATTTATATCGAACATATGAAGGTAGACTTCCGCATTATAAACATGGTAATGACTCTGGTTGGGATAATTCCTCATTATTCCATCGTGGAATGACCGTTGAGGCACCAGATCTAGCTAGTTTTTTAATTCGAACATATGATGTTTTATCGAAATTTGCTAATCTTCTTGGGGAAAAGAAAGAAGCAAAGCGATTTGCTGAAAAAGCAGATATACTTTTCACTCTATTAATGGCACGTCTATATGATGAAAAAGGCTTCTTTGGCCGTGTAGGTAAAGATGCTGAGAAAATTGACATCCGCTCCAGTCTGATTTTGCGTTTACCGGTTTTAATCGGATATCGCTTAGATAAAAAAATCATGGACCAACTTGTAGAGGACCTTGTAGAAAACTTTGAAACAAAATATGGATTTGCAACGGAAATGCCATCAAGTCCATTGTATAAGGAAAACGGTTATTGGCTTGGACCAATTTGGGCTCCTGTTACCTACCTTATTATTGATTCATTAAAGAGTTTTGGCTATAGCGAAATTGGAGAAAGAATTAAAGAAAAATATCTAAATCTCACGCTTGTCGGTGGTATGGCGGAAAACTTCGATCCGCATAGTGGAAAAGGGCTCGTCGATACTTCCTTTACTTGGACATCAAGTGTGTTCCTATCGTTAATCGAAGGTAAATAG
- a CDS encoding glycoside hydrolase family 2 TIM barrel-domain containing protein, whose product MRREMKRWEDIHLTGINKLPAHADFYRYGTRENAQTFIKENSIGYTLLDGIWKFLFVDAPELSPIGFERKDFSIESLDDMEVPSSWQIKGYGNMHYTDVLYPFAINPPFVPQENPTGIYFRELVVADLTDSEALILKFNGVDSAFDLYVNGEHVGYSKVSRVPSEFDITEYIKVGSNRLTVRVYQFSDGTYLEDQDMWWLSGIFRSVELFKINKETLWDVHIETLPDESYENFALKIGGEFLTDQVTDVVATLYHHDKQVDKFDMEVVDGKFEVSRVQEKPLLWNAEEPNLYTLHLEYSLLGEKEIVPLRIGFRAIEIIDNEIRVNGKRVFFNGVNRHDSHPKTGRTVSYEDMLQDIKMMKQYNINAVRTAHYPNNDVFYDLCDEYGLYVIDEADLECHGFENTGNYNWISDNELWEKQYVDRVVRMVKRDRNHPSIIMWSLGNESGAGRNFTAMYNTIKVIDTTRLVHYEGDRNASYSDVYTTMYTRLNRLEEIGKDAEGKKPHILCEYGHAMGNGPGGLTEYQQIMRKYPRLQGGFIWEWCDHGIETANDNGETYYLYGGDYGDFPTNGNFCIDGLVFPDRTPSPGLFEYKKVIEPIVTEEVNLAEGKIRINNLYDFRNLSGVTLRIEVKSIGTLIEAQEMQLPSIEAHESLSITLPIDVVKAAQHEDVRIYLSYQETDDTRYAEKGHEITRESFLLESTKVEKEVRTITSTGSDFVMKDEGALFTIENDQFEAVFSNVYGALESFKYGGEVIINKGPEVTLWRAIIDNDMYKKDDWVNKYFLKNTKEQLADMTYEVTADYVDVMITKFLSTVNQAWGFHLTYHYRMTKNGALNIDLQGEKLLRGHEIPELLPRIGVTMHLNEDYNNVTWYGRGDSESYQDTKRSQPIGLYNKTIQEMHTDYVYPQENGSRSDTSFLAVANDEQAYLINFKETYDFTIHDYETSALEEAKHRGNIKKSPFNVLTIDYKQSGVGSNSCGEEQLPPYRAMIEDFHLQIEIRKIDKNSLAEESKIFTVR is encoded by the coding sequence ATGAGACGGGAAATGAAGAGGTGGGAAGATATTCACCTAACGGGAATCAATAAACTTCCTGCTCATGCCGATTTTTATAGATATGGAACGAGAGAAAATGCTCAAACATTTATAAAAGAAAATAGTATTGGCTATACATTACTGGATGGAATATGGAAATTCTTGTTTGTGGATGCACCTGAGCTGTCGCCTATAGGGTTTGAAAGAAAGGACTTCAGCATCGAAAGTTTAGATGATATGGAAGTGCCTTCAAGTTGGCAGATTAAGGGCTACGGAAATATGCACTATACAGATGTTTTGTATCCATTTGCCATCAACCCGCCGTTTGTGCCGCAGGAAAATCCGACTGGTATCTATTTTAGAGAGCTTGTTGTTGCTGATTTAACAGATAGTGAAGCGCTTATTTTAAAATTTAATGGCGTAGATTCTGCATTTGATTTATATGTGAATGGAGAGCATGTCGGTTATAGCAAAGTTTCAAGAGTGCCGTCTGAATTTGATATTACAGAATACATAAAGGTGGGCAGTAATCGTCTTACTGTTAGAGTATATCAATTTTCTGATGGGACTTATTTAGAAGACCAAGATATGTGGTGGCTCTCTGGTATTTTTAGGAGTGTTGAACTCTTTAAAATCAACAAAGAAACTCTTTGGGATGTCCATATTGAAACCCTACCCGATGAAAGTTATGAGAATTTCGCATTAAAAATTGGTGGAGAATTTTTAACAGACCAAGTAACAGATGTGGTCGCAACGCTTTATCATCATGACAAACAAGTCGACAAGTTTGACATGGAAGTGGTTGACGGGAAATTCGAAGTGAGCAGAGTCCAGGAAAAGCCACTTTTATGGAATGCCGAGGAGCCTAACCTGTATACACTTCACCTCGAGTATAGTCTGTTAGGTGAAAAGGAAATTGTGCCATTACGTATAGGTTTCCGTGCCATTGAGATTATTGATAACGAAATCCGTGTTAACGGAAAACGCGTATTCTTTAATGGTGTGAACCGCCACGACTCACATCCAAAGACAGGTAGAACAGTAAGCTACGAGGATATGCTTCAGGATATTAAAATGATGAAACAGTACAATATCAATGCTGTTCGTACAGCGCACTATCCAAATAATGATGTATTCTATGATTTATGTGATGAATATGGTCTTTATGTCATTGATGAAGCAGACCTTGAATGTCACGGTTTTGAAAATACCGGAAACTACAATTGGATTTCTGACAATGAACTATGGGAAAAACAATATGTAGATCGAGTAGTACGCATGGTAAAAAGAGACCGTAACCATCCAAGTATCATCATGTGGTCATTAGGAAATGAATCAGGTGCTGGCAGAAACTTTACGGCTATGTACAATACCATCAAAGTGATTGATACTACTAGATTAGTTCATTATGAAGGAGATAGAAATGCCTCATACAGTGATGTATACACAACAATGTACACTCGCTTAAATCGTCTTGAAGAAATTGGGAAGGATGCGGAAGGTAAAAAGCCACATATTTTATGTGAATATGGACATGCGATGGGGAATGGACCTGGCGGCTTAACGGAATATCAACAAATTATGAGAAAATATCCTAGATTGCAAGGAGGCTTTATCTGGGAATGGTGTGACCATGGAATTGAAACGGCAAACGACAATGGTGAAACCTACTATTTATACGGTGGAGATTACGGTGATTTCCCTACAAACGGCAACTTCTGTATTGATGGCCTTGTATTCCCAGATAGAACGCCGTCACCAGGTCTTTTTGAATACAAAAAAGTAATTGAACCGATTGTCACGGAGGAAGTAAACTTAGCTGAAGGGAAAATTCGTATTAACAATTTATACGATTTTAGAAACCTAAGCGGAGTGACCCTTCGCATTGAAGTAAAATCAATCGGTACACTAATCGAAGCGCAGGAAATGCAGTTGCCAAGTATCGAAGCACATGAATCGTTGTCTATTACGCTGCCGATAGATGTAGTAAAAGCTGCCCAGCACGAGGATGTTCGTATCTATTTAAGCTATCAGGAAACGGATGATACTCGCTATGCGGAAAAAGGTCATGAGATTACAAGAGAAAGCTTCTTATTAGAATCTACAAAAGTTGAAAAAGAAGTGAGGACTATCACTTCAACGGGATCTGACTTTGTCATGAAGGATGAAGGTGCTTTGTTCACAATTGAAAACGATCAGTTCGAGGCTGTTTTCTCAAATGTGTACGGCGCACTAGAATCTTTCAAATATGGAGGGGAAGTAATTATTAACAAAGGGCCAGAAGTGACCCTCTGGAGAGCGATTATCGACAATGATATGTACAAGAAGGATGACTGGGTTAATAAATACTTCCTTAAAAACACCAAAGAACAATTAGCAGATATGACTTACGAAGTGACAGCAGACTATGTGGATGTCATGATTACTAAATTTTTATCTACCGTGAACCAAGCATGGGGCTTCCATCTGACATATCACTATCGTATGACGAAAAATGGCGCCTTGAACATTGATCTACAAGGTGAAAAGCTATTACGGGGTCATGAAATTCCAGAACTGCTTCCACGCATTGGCGTAACGATGCATCTTAATGAGGATTACAACAACGTTACCTGGTATGGTCGTGGTGATTCTGAATCCTATCAGGATACAAAACGCAGTCAACCAATTGGCTTATATAATAAAACTATTCAAGAAATGCATACTGATTATGTATACCCGCAGGAAAATGGTTCACGCAGTGATACTTCCTTCTTAGCTGTAGCAAATGATGAGCAGGCATACTTGATTAATTTTAAAGAAACATATGATTTTACTATCCATGATTATGAAACAAGTGCGCTTGAAGAGGCGAAGCACCGCGGTAATATTAAGAAGTCACCATTTAACGTGTTGACGATTGATTATAAGCAAAGTGGTGTTGGAAGTAACAGTTGCGGAGAGGAACAATTACCTCCATACCGGGCTATGATTGAGGATTTCCATCTTCAAATTGAAATAAGAAAAATAGACAAGAATAGCCTAGCGGAAGAAAGTAAAATTTTTACGGTCCGTTAA
- a CDS encoding carbohydrate ABC transporter permease gives MKMPKGFKIITFSLLGLFSLYFILPFVWVVLSALKTETEVFSYPPKIFPEVLQWKNFIDAWNSQPFGVYLKNSVIVTVMTTIGQLLSCSLVAYGFARYNFKYKNALFILMLATMMIPWDVTMIPLYMEFNMLGWINTLKPLVVPAFFGSAYYIFLLRQFLMSIPKDLENAARIDGANEFQIFFKIFVPIMKAPLILIAVLNILSVWNDYLGPLIYLQDQSKYTLALGLAAFKGVHDLQILPIMSITLVMIIPPVVIFLIAQKYIVDGISGSVK, from the coding sequence ATGAAGATGCCAAAAGGATTTAAAATTATCACGTTCAGCCTTCTAGGATTATTTTCACTTTACTTCATATTACCATTCGTGTGGGTAGTCCTTTCTGCATTAAAAACAGAGACTGAAGTCTTTAGTTATCCTCCAAAGATTTTTCCAGAAGTACTACAGTGGAAAAACTTCATTGATGCTTGGAATAGTCAACCATTTGGCGTCTATTTAAAGAACTCAGTCATTGTTACTGTGATGACAACTATAGGTCAGTTACTATCTTGTTCGTTGGTTGCATATGGATTTGCTAGATATAACTTCAAATACAAAAACGCTCTTTTCATCTTAATGTTAGCGACAATGATGATTCCTTGGGACGTCACTATGATACCTCTATATATGGAATTCAATATGTTAGGGTGGATTAACACATTAAAACCATTGGTTGTCCCAGCGTTTTTTGGATCAGCATACTATATATTTTTGTTGAGACAATTCCTAATGAGTATACCGAAGGATCTTGAAAATGCAGCTAGAATTGATGGGGCAAACGAATTTCAGATTTTCTTTAAAATTTTCGTGCCGATTATGAAAGCTCCACTTATCTTAATTGCAGTGCTCAATATTTTGTCAGTATGGAATGATTACCTTGGACCACTAATTTATCTTCAAGACCAATCAAAATATACATTAGCATTAGGGTTAGCGGCATTTAAAGGAGTTCATGATCTGCAGATTCTACCAATAATGTCGATTACTTTAGTCATGATCATTCCACCAGTTGTTATATTCCTAATTGCACAGAAGTATATCGTTGACGGAATCAGTGGTTCGGTTAAGTAA
- a CDS encoding carbohydrate ABC transporter permease, translating into MQNITKKTTSYRLINKKVPYLFILPWIIGFLVFTLGPLIFSLIMSFFNWPITSEPTFVGIENYKTMFTQDPQFYKSIIITFKFAAIFVPLNLAIALILALLITQPLKGMKFFRTIFYLPAVVSGVAISIIWGWIFNSEYGILNYILSLIGIEGPKWLVDPKWAILTIVIASAWGVGIMMLIFYTNIKGIPTELYEAAAIDGAGPLRQFFSITIPSITPTILFNVITSVIGALQQLTLVLLLTGGGPLKSTYFYGIYVYNNAFKHHQLGYASANAWFMFIVVLLLTLLIFKTSSTWVFYENEVKKEGKKGRRKK; encoded by the coding sequence ATGCAAAATATAACGAAAAAAACGACTAGCTATCGGCTAATAAATAAGAAAGTACCCTATTTATTTATCCTGCCATGGATTATTGGGTTTTTGGTGTTCACTCTTGGGCCACTAATTTTCTCATTAATCATGAGCTTTTTTAATTGGCCGATTACAAGTGAACCAACATTTGTGGGAATCGAAAATTATAAAACAATGTTCACTCAAGATCCACAATTCTATAAATCTATTATCATTACATTTAAATTTGCTGCAATTTTTGTACCATTGAATTTAGCGATTGCTTTAATTTTAGCGCTTCTCATTACTCAACCATTAAAAGGAATGAAATTTTTCCGTACTATCTTTTATTTGCCCGCGGTTGTTTCAGGGGTTGCCATTTCTATAATTTGGGGTTGGATATTCAACTCTGAGTATGGAATTTTAAATTATATACTATCGTTAATTGGTATAGAAGGTCCAAAGTGGCTTGTAGATCCTAAATGGGCAATTTTAACAATCGTAATTGCGAGTGCCTGGGGCGTTGGAATTATGATGCTAATCTTTTATACCAATATTAAAGGAATCCCAACAGAATTATATGAGGCGGCAGCGATTGACGGTGCTGGTCCATTACGTCAGTTTTTCAGCATTACGATTCCAAGTATTACTCCGACAATTCTATTTAATGTGATTACATCTGTAATCGGAGCACTGCAGCAGCTGACGTTGGTTTTATTGTTAACCGGTGGTGGCCCGTTAAAATCAACCTATTTCTACGGAATATATGTGTATAACAACGCCTTCAAACACCATCAACTTGGTTATGCAAGTGCAAACGCATGGTTTATGTTCATCGTGGTTTTACTATTAACTTTGTTGATCTTTAAGACATCATCCACTTGGGTGTTTTATGAAAATGAAGTGAAAAAAGAAGGGAAGAAAGGAAGAAGAAAAAAATGA
- a CDS encoding sugar ABC transporter substrate-binding protein — MKLVKFKAILFLFIAAILLLAGCSSSSSGDKPTDGKVKLRFATWDVGEDVDLQQDLIDKFNDSHENIEVVLEAYGSEYDTKITAGMGAKDAPDIMYMWNYPQYKGALEPLDSYIEKEGAEYKDNFYETLWNYNSADGQILGLPVGYTTHVVYYNKAIFDEAGVEYPKSGWTWEDLQETAKKITNKDSKVSGFAFSGKPDPYDFEMFLWGNNTSYVDKDGNLKGNLNSKQSVEVFEMFQNMAKDGYAITTEGSGSTEMKSGKVAMFVYGAWGLTPLKEAGIDYGVVELPTFKGGKSVSILSSSGVSISKNSEYKDEAFEFVKFWTNEEANKGRIGFELPVLKSVVESEQLEQDPVKSVFYSMLEKSDGYTPSSFIVEDWSKVSENLTQTFESIFNPSTLENPKEALNSAIE; from the coding sequence ATGAAGTTAGTAAAATTTAAAGCCATTTTGTTTTTATTTATTGCAGCAATTTTGTTATTAGCAGGTTGTAGCTCATCTTCAAGTGGAGACAAACCAACAGATGGAAAAGTTAAACTTCGTTTTGCTACGTGGGATGTTGGGGAAGATGTTGACTTACAGCAAGATCTAATCGATAAATTCAATGATTCACATGAAAATATCGAAGTAGTTTTAGAAGCATATGGAAGTGAATATGACACAAAAATTACAGCTGGTATGGGTGCTAAGGATGCTCCAGATATTATGTATATGTGGAACTACCCACAATATAAAGGTGCACTAGAGCCTCTTGATTCCTATATCGAAAAAGAAGGTGCTGAGTACAAAGATAATTTCTATGAAACATTATGGAATTATAATTCAGCAGATGGGCAAATTTTAGGATTACCAGTTGGATACACGACGCATGTTGTTTACTACAATAAAGCGATTTTTGATGAAGCGGGTGTAGAATATCCAAAATCAGGTTGGACATGGGAGGATCTTCAAGAAACCGCTAAGAAAATAACAAATAAAGATTCAAAAGTAAGTGGTTTTGCTTTTTCAGGGAAACCGGATCCATACGATTTTGAAATGTTCCTTTGGGGCAATAACACATCTTATGTTGATAAAGATGGAAATTTAAAAGGAAACTTGAATTCAAAACAATCAGTAGAAGTATTTGAAATGTTCCAAAACATGGCGAAGGATGGTTATGCCATCACGACAGAAGGTTCTGGTTCAACAGAAATGAAATCTGGTAAGGTTGCGATGTTTGTATATGGTGCATGGGGTTTAACTCCATTGAAAGAAGCTGGCATTGACTATGGCGTGGTAGAATTACCGACATTTAAAGGGGGTAAAAGCGTCAGTATTTTAAGTTCTTCAGGGGTGTCAATTTCTAAAAACTCAGAATATAAAGATGAAGCATTCGAATTCGTTAAATTCTGGACTAATGAGGAAGCGAATAAGGGAAGAATTGGTTTTGAACTTCCAGTTTTAAAATCGGTTGTAGAAAGTGAACAACTCGAACAGGACCCAGTGAAAAGTGTATTCTATTCAATGCTCGAAAAGAGTGACGGATATACGCCTTCATCTTTCATTGTTGAAGATTGGAGTAAAGTATCTGAGAATCTGACACAGACGTTTGAATCTATCTTTAATCCAAGTACTTTAGAGAATCCGAAAGAGGCATTAAATAGTGCTATTGAGTAA
- a CDS encoding thioredoxin family protein, whose protein sequence is MIIESVYEDQQFSFLYVSRNNCGVCHAILPQLKDLLKEFPLIQLGHINADDVEEIAGRLSVLTVPALLLFVDGKEIIREARFVQMQSLHKVADRKS, encoded by the coding sequence TTGATAATAGAAAGTGTGTATGAGGATCAGCAATTTAGTTTTTTATATGTATCAAGAAATAATTGTGGCGTATGTCATGCTATACTGCCTCAGCTGAAGGATTTACTGAAAGAATTTCCACTAATACAGTTAGGGCATATAAATGCAGATGATGTCGAAGAAATAGCTGGGCGTCTTTCGGTTCTTACTGTACCTGCACTACTTTTATTTGTAGATGGTAAAGAAATTATAAGGGAAGCACGATTTGTTCAAATGCAATCTTTGCATAAAGTGGCGGACCGCAAGAGCTAG
- a CDS encoding Lrp/AsnC family transcriptional regulator: MELDNIDFQILRLLSENSRVQWKDLGEQIHMTGQAVGNRIKKLEENGVIKAYSLIVDEMKLGLTYTAFVIIYMKTANHDSFIRLMNDRKEVVEVHRVSGEACYHIKIKVSSQEQLNLFLDKILEYGNYTVHLSIQEIKLQNPMTAT, encoded by the coding sequence ATGGAACTTGATAATATTGATTTTCAAATTCTTCGGTTATTATCCGAAAATTCACGTGTACAATGGAAAGACCTAGGTGAACAAATTCATATGACAGGACAAGCAGTAGGGAATCGTATAAAAAAACTGGAGGAAAATGGGGTTATTAAAGCTTACTCTCTAATAGTTGATGAGATGAAATTAGGACTTACTTATACTGCGTTTGTCATTATTTATATGAAAACAGCAAACCATGATTCGTTTATACGATTAATGAATGATCGAAAAGAGGTAGTGGAAGTTCACCGTGTATCGGGAGAAGCCTGTTACCATATAAAAATAAAAGTCAGTTCTCAAGAACAATTGAATCTTTTTTTGGATAAAATTCTTGAGTATGGGAATTATACTGTACATTTATCCATCCAGGAGATTAAACTACAGAATCCGATGACAGCTACATGA
- a CDS encoding cysteine hydrolase family protein — protein MSTALIIVDIQNDYFPNGKMELSKPEIATANAAKVLEWFRQNNKDNIFHVQHIAADPALGFFLPDTEGAEIHETVQPLENESIIIKHFPNSFLKTELESKLKEKGITKVVVTGMMTHMCIDATVRAAVDLGYETTLIEDACATRDLSYEGKVVPAEQVHYAFVGALNGMYCAVESTEDFLQKN, from the coding sequence ATGAGCACAGCTCTTATTATTGTAGATATTCAAAATGACTATTTTCCAAATGGAAAGATGGAATTAAGCAAACCTGAAATAGCAACCGCTAATGCTGCCAAAGTACTTGAATGGTTTAGACAGAATAACAAAGATAACATTTTTCATGTTCAACATATCGCGGCTGACCCAGCATTAGGATTCTTCCTTCCGGATACGGAGGGAGCTGAAATACATGAAACTGTTCAACCATTGGAAAATGAAAGCATTATTATCAAACATTTCCCTAACAGCTTTTTAAAGACTGAATTAGAAAGCAAATTAAAAGAAAAAGGAATAACTAAGGTAGTGGTTACAGGTATGATGACACATATGTGTATTGATGCCACAGTAAGAGCTGCAGTGGATCTTGGCTATGAAACTACACTTATTGAAGATGCATGTGCAACACGAGACTTGTCTTATGAAGGTAAGGTCGTTCCAGCTGAACAAGTTCATTATGCGTTTGTCGGTGCGCTTAACGGTATGTATTGCGCTGTAGAATCCACCGAAGATTTCCTACAAAAAAATTAA